The following are encoded in a window of Nibricoccus aquaticus genomic DNA:
- a CDS encoding class I SAM-dependent methyltransferase, whose product MNASTVIPFDQLVAAYENTAAHNDALHARLTAATWADPLLAAHRRHVEENKLGFGDPAFHAMWASLLAAAAKRFGSVRALEIGVFKGQVISLWSLLARELALDVEVSALGPLAGQPAPTLKLLNKIRYRLDRRFREQIDNANFYANEDYPAILAAHFAHHGLNFDAVRVYRGFSNAPDILRDLNKAEFHIVYVDGDHSYDGALADFKTFSAKIPLGGWLVADDAGGDLPGTTFWKGHEAVTRAVQIMPSLGFKNVLNVGHNRIFERVSA is encoded by the coding sequence ATGAACGCCTCCACCGTGATCCCGTTCGACCAGCTCGTCGCCGCCTACGAAAACACCGCCGCGCACAACGACGCGCTCCACGCCCGCCTCACTGCCGCCACCTGGGCCGATCCACTCCTCGCCGCCCACCGCCGCCACGTCGAAGAAAACAAACTCGGCTTTGGCGACCCCGCCTTTCACGCCATGTGGGCCAGCCTCCTCGCCGCCGCCGCGAAACGCTTCGGCTCCGTCCGCGCTCTCGAGATCGGCGTCTTCAAAGGCCAGGTCATCTCCCTCTGGTCCCTCCTCGCTCGCGAACTCGCCCTCGACGTCGAAGTCTCCGCCCTCGGCCCGCTCGCCGGGCAACCCGCGCCGACCCTGAAGCTCCTCAATAAAATCCGCTACCGCCTCGACCGCCGTTTCCGCGAGCAGATCGACAACGCCAACTTCTACGCCAACGAGGACTACCCCGCGATCCTCGCCGCCCACTTCGCTCATCACGGCCTCAACTTCGACGCGGTCCGCGTGTACCGCGGTTTCTCCAACGCCCCCGACATCCTTCGCGACCTCAACAAAGCCGAGTTCCACATCGTGTACGTGGACGGCGATCACAGCTACGACGGCGCGCTCGCCGACTTCAAAACCTTCTCCGCCAAAATTCCCCTCGGCGGCTGGCTCGTCGCTGACGACGCCGGCGGCGATCTCCCCGGCACCACCTTCTGGAAAGGCCACGAAGCCGTCACCCGCGCCGTCCAGATCATGCCGTCCCTCGGTTTCAAAAACGTCCTCAACGTCGGCCACAACCGCATCTTTGAACGCGTCTCCGCCTGA
- a CDS encoding glycosyltransferase family 2 protein yields MPQAPRVSRLPRRHAPLRRRLQTLVLSNQLAPLHLTHQINLNRLPLFPAPSLRLSTFTLHPSLFIPPLLSILIPAYNAAPWIDTTLRSALAQTWPNTELIVVDDGSTDTTLALANAFASAHSAASIRVVTQPNRGASAARNHALRLARGDYIQFLDADDWIAPDKITIQLDRLIPLGPRALASASWVRVDREFLHNGEPSTRSSITFPQPPPPNARDLTGIEFLQLNFETISMMHPAAWLAPRALLDAAGPWDESLSLNDDGEYFARVALASTGIVFCPDARSFYRSNLSGSLSRRKDPRALASLHRSVELTLSHLLAADSSPRSTAAAAFAWKWAAFELYPSSPDLSRDAERRSLALGGSPRPFPASGRFQLLSQLLGWRLARRLTA; encoded by the coding sequence CTGCCCCAAGCCCCCCGAGTCTCACGCCTGCCGCGCCGTCATGCACCACTACGTCGCCGACTCCAAACGCTGGTACTTTCAAACCAACTGGCGCCGCTTCACCTCACCCACCAAATAAATCTTAACCGCCTCCCACTATTTCCGGCTCCGTCCCTCCGCCTTTCAACATTCACCCTTCACCCCTCACTCTTCATTCCCCCCCTCCTCTCCATCCTCATCCCGGCTTACAACGCCGCTCCTTGGATCGACACCACGCTCCGCTCCGCTCTCGCGCAGACCTGGCCCAACACCGAGCTCATCGTCGTCGATGACGGATCGACCGACACCACCCTCGCACTCGCGAACGCTTTCGCGTCCGCCCATTCCGCCGCCAGCATCCGCGTCGTCACCCAGCCTAACCGCGGAGCCAGCGCCGCCCGCAACCACGCCCTCCGCCTCGCTCGCGGCGACTACATCCAGTTCCTCGACGCCGACGACTGGATCGCCCCCGATAAAATCACGATCCAGCTCGACCGCCTGATTCCACTCGGTCCCCGCGCGCTCGCCTCCGCTTCCTGGGTACGCGTCGACCGCGAGTTTCTCCACAACGGCGAGCCCAGCACTCGCTCCAGTATTACCTTTCCTCAACCGCCCCCGCCCAACGCCCGCGATCTCACCGGCATCGAGTTCCTTCAACTCAACTTCGAAACCATCTCCATGATGCACCCCGCCGCCTGGCTCGCCCCCCGCGCGCTCCTCGACGCCGCCGGCCCTTGGGATGAATCCCTCTCGCTCAACGACGACGGCGAATACTTCGCCCGCGTCGCCCTCGCCTCCACCGGCATCGTCTTCTGCCCCGATGCCCGCAGCTTCTACCGCTCCAATCTCTCCGGCTCCCTCAGCCGCCGCAAAGACCCGCGCGCCCTCGCCTCCCTCCACCGCTCCGTCGAGCTCACCCTCAGCCACCTCCTCGCCGCCGACTCCTCCCCGCGCTCAACCGCCGCCGCCGCCTTCGCTTGGAAATGGGCCGCCTTCGAGCTGTATCCGTCTTCCCCTGACCTATCCCGCGACGCCGAACGCCGCAGCCTCGCCCTCGGCGGCAGCCCGCGCCCGTTCCCCGCCAGCGGCCGCTTTCAACTCCTCTCCCAACTCCTCGGCTGGCGCCTCGCCCGCCGCCTCACCGCATGA
- a CDS encoding glycosyltransferase family 2 protein, with translation MIAASIIIPAFNRLAPLRHTLRSAAAALNAFGQPAEILLIDDGSTPPLSEQLAAFDAGHPVTFLRQPNQGSIVARHTGLTAAHGEWILFLDSDDLIPPEKFTAQLGSLTAASSFDVLYADMARAKNNTTSPDAPPVFEPAEKLPRTTEPAELFLTIQPAPHNPIYRREYLLRALASPLVPPERRFDPAGDVWLFYNLCTHPARIGKVDASLCAAGVHSEDRYSLQWEKLAAAALPLMESFAASCPRTDATLSARTIVGERAFLSWRSLPRGFAPDFTRRMFSLWKNSPRGPLVRLGQPGFQKLARLLGPAFAARLLRLRNAPYSRVRTLDAADYDRLFHSANSAALS, from the coding sequence ATGATCGCCGCCTCCATCATCATCCCGGCTTTCAACCGCCTCGCCCCGCTCCGCCACACCCTCCGCAGCGCCGCCGCCGCGCTCAACGCATTCGGTCAACCCGCTGAAATCCTCCTCATCGACGACGGCTCCACGCCTCCACTCAGCGAACAACTCGCCGCTTTCGACGCCGGCCACCCCGTCACGTTTCTCCGTCAACCCAACCAGGGCTCCATCGTCGCCCGCCACACCGGCCTCACCGCCGCCCACGGCGAATGGATTCTCTTCCTCGACTCCGACGACCTCATCCCCCCGGAAAAATTCACCGCCCAACTCGGCTCGCTCACCGCCGCGTCCTCCTTCGACGTCCTCTACGCCGACATGGCCCGCGCCAAAAACAACACTACCTCCCCCGACGCCCCGCCCGTCTTCGAACCCGCCGAAAAACTCCCCCGCACCACCGAGCCCGCCGAACTCTTCCTCACGATCCAGCCCGCGCCGCACAATCCGATCTACCGCCGCGAGTACCTCCTCCGCGCCCTCGCCTCGCCGCTCGTCCCGCCCGAGCGCCGCTTCGATCCCGCCGGCGATGTCTGGCTCTTCTACAACCTCTGCACGCATCCCGCCCGCATCGGAAAAGTCGACGCCTCGCTCTGTGCCGCCGGGGTGCATTCAGAAGATCGCTACAGCCTCCAGTGGGAGAAACTCGCCGCCGCCGCCCTCCCGCTCATGGAGTCCTTCGCCGCAAGCTGCCCGCGCACCGACGCCACCCTCTCCGCCCGCACCATCGTCGGCGAACGCGCCTTCCTCTCCTGGCGCAGCCTCCCGCGCGGCTTCGCCCCCGACTTCACCCGCCGCATGTTTTCCCTCTGGAAAAACTCTCCACGCGGCCCGCTCGTCCGCCTCGGCCAGCCCGGCTTCCAAAAACTAGCCCGTCTCCTCGGCCCCGCTTTCGCCGCGCGCCTCCTTCGCCTGCGCAACGCTCCCTACTCGCGCGTCCGCACGCTCGACGCCGCCGACTACGACCGTCTCTTCCACTCCGCCAACTCCGCCGCCCTCTCATGA
- a CDS encoding glycosyltransferase family 2 protein, producing the protein MPAAVRVYLLTYRRNHLLPRALASLLAQTFTDWTCELHNDAPDDPFPAQLVTQTADPRIRLVQHEKNLGPNRTFNLVFQPCAERYVCLLEDDNSWEPSFLETLVALLDKNPSTQVAWSNMRIWQENPDTTWTDTGRTIWPIADFPSSQPAAFSWPHERHLDSLVHSNGSALIRSGPHLADFIVPPETPFLAMEPIRERAMRFPLLFHPQPLVNFAWTVATARESSSLLAAEMKALLTASYLRHAPLDRAAFAQLADRARRSPANELSGLLVSAALASHAASFARHIRLAEWPRILASLLRHARTNVSILRARRRHAAIWAYLDLHTARRFVEARSPSA; encoded by the coding sequence ATGCCCGCCGCCGTCCGCGTCTACCTCCTCACCTACCGGCGCAACCACCTGCTCCCCCGCGCCCTCGCGAGCCTACTCGCGCAAACCTTCACCGACTGGACCTGCGAACTCCACAACGACGCCCCCGACGATCCTTTCCCCGCGCAGCTCGTCACCCAAACCGCCGACCCGCGCATCCGCCTCGTTCAACACGAAAAAAATCTCGGCCCCAACCGCACCTTCAACCTCGTCTTCCAACCCTGCGCCGAGCGCTACGTCTGCCTCCTCGAAGACGACAACTCTTGGGAACCCTCCTTCCTCGAAACCCTCGTCGCCCTCTTGGATAAAAACCCTTCCACCCAGGTCGCCTGGTCCAACATGCGCATCTGGCAGGAAAACCCGGATACAACCTGGACCGACACCGGCCGCACCATCTGGCCCATCGCAGACTTTCCCAGCTCGCAACCAGCCGCCTTCTCCTGGCCTCACGAACGCCACCTCGACTCCCTCGTCCACTCCAACGGCTCCGCTCTCATCCGCTCCGGCCCGCACCTCGCCGACTTCATCGTCCCGCCCGAAACGCCCTTTCTCGCGATGGAACCCATCCGCGAACGCGCCATGCGCTTCCCGCTTCTTTTTCACCCGCAGCCGCTCGTGAACTTCGCGTGGACCGTCGCCACCGCCCGCGAATCCAGCTCCCTCCTCGCCGCCGAGATGAAGGCCCTGCTCACCGCGTCCTACCTCCGCCACGCACCACTCGACCGCGCCGCCTTCGCCCAACTCGCCGACCGCGCCCGCCGTTCCCCCGCCAACGAACTCTCCGGCCTGCTCGTCTCCGCTGCTCTCGCCAGTCACGCCGCCTCCTTCGCCCGCCACATCCGCCTCGCCGAATGGCCGCGCATCCTCGCCTCGCTTCTCCGCCACGCCCGCACCAACGTCTCCATTCTCCGGGCACGCCGCCGCCACGCCGCCATCTGGGCCTACCTTGATCTCCACACCGCCCGCCGCTTTGTTGAAGCCCGCTCGCCCTCCGCATGA
- a CDS encoding glycosyltransferase family 2 protein, which translates to MDITVIICAHNPARPRLQRTLEGLRLQSLPSDRWQTLLIDNASSPALTPDEFVSHAPPNLRLLHEPTLGLTAARRVGLRAATTEFVILVDDDNVLAPDYLAETLAAFARLPRVGALGGKSLPEFTKTIQHNDWRREFFPLLALRDLGPAEKISTGLRPPGATRNQYPDFAPIGAGMALRRSAITAWLENTSSLTDRRGTELTSAGDNDLIFSVLRSGWEVAYVPALSLTHLIPPSRLTPRYLARLNHGIQKSWTQLLLLHDASPWPPIAPWTLHLRRLKAWFTLGAWRSPAALIRWSGTCGHFEGRAYPPRAR; encoded by the coding sequence GTGGACATCACCGTCATCATTTGCGCCCACAACCCCGCCCGCCCGCGCCTCCAGCGCACGCTCGAAGGCCTCCGTCTTCAATCGCTCCCGTCCGACCGCTGGCAAACCCTTCTCATCGACAACGCCTCCTCGCCCGCGCTCACGCCCGACGAGTTCGTCTCCCACGCTCCGCCCAATCTCCGCCTCCTTCACGAGCCCACCCTTGGCCTCACCGCCGCCCGCCGCGTCGGACTCCGCGCCGCCACCACCGAGTTCGTGATCCTCGTCGATGACGACAACGTCCTCGCCCCCGACTACCTTGCGGAAACCCTCGCCGCCTTCGCCCGCCTCCCCCGCGTTGGCGCTCTCGGCGGAAAATCCCTCCCCGAGTTCACGAAAACAATTCAGCACAACGACTGGCGCCGCGAATTCTTTCCGCTCCTCGCCCTCCGCGATCTCGGCCCCGCCGAAAAAATCTCCACCGGCCTCCGCCCGCCCGGCGCCACGCGCAACCAATACCCCGACTTTGCCCCCATCGGCGCCGGCATGGCCCTCCGCCGCTCCGCCATCACCGCATGGCTCGAAAACACCTCCTCGCTCACCGACCGCCGCGGTACCGAGCTTACCTCCGCCGGCGACAACGACCTCATCTTCTCCGTTCTGCGTTCCGGCTGGGAAGTCGCCTACGTTCCCGCCCTCAGCCTCACCCACCTCATCCCGCCGTCCCGCCTCACTCCGCGATACCTCGCCCGTCTCAACCACGGTATTCAAAAATCATGGACCCAACTCCTCCTCCTCCATGATGCCAGCCCCTGGCCGCCGATCGCGCCTTGGACGCTCCACCTCCGCCGCCTCAAAGCCTGGTTCACCCTCGGCGCCTGGCGCAGCCCCGCCGCCCTCATCCGCTGGTCCGGCACCTGCGGCCACTTCGAAGGCCGCGCTTATCCGCCACGCGCTCGCTGA
- a CDS encoding ABC transporter ATP-binding protein translates to MSAEPIITVENLSKRYRLGSAPRHTSLRDSLSNTARNLLSRLRPSSTPPSSDSEFHALRDVNFTINRGDIVGIVGRNGAGKSTLLKVLSRITEPTTGRITLNGRVASLLEVGTGFHGELSGRENIFLNGAILGMTRAEIRKKFDEIVAFAEVEQFLDTPVKRYSSGMYVRLAFAVAAHLEPEILIVDEVLAVGDAAFQKKCLGKMREVSTGSGRTVLFVSHNTSALLDICNQGIWLERGQVRASGPIRETISGYLATGTVSRADFSPRPDQPSMLYAEIDTARLQSGDLVFNVAFRSPTPLRPPVVGIHLYTRFGQPIFGANTRMTGPEWNPSASSSGIITGRVTLPPLRSDTYRASFWLGDANQDYDYKPDALTFDYLGRDFHPRSPGTEVTGPVHFPWEWSLSETPRS, encoded by the coding sequence ATGTCTGCCGAGCCCATTATCACCGTCGAAAACCTCTCGAAGCGCTACCGCCTCGGCTCCGCGCCGCGCCACACGAGCCTACGCGATTCACTCAGCAACACCGCGCGCAACCTCCTCTCCCGTCTCCGTCCGTCGTCCACGCCACCTTCTTCCGATTCCGAGTTCCACGCCCTCCGCGACGTCAACTTCACCATCAACCGCGGCGACATCGTCGGCATCGTCGGCCGCAACGGCGCCGGCAAATCCACGCTCCTCAAAGTTCTCTCGCGTATCACCGAACCCACCACCGGCCGCATCACGCTCAATGGCCGCGTCGCTTCGCTCCTTGAGGTCGGCACCGGCTTCCACGGCGAACTCAGCGGACGCGAAAACATCTTCCTCAACGGCGCCATACTCGGCATGACCCGCGCCGAGATCCGCAAAAAATTCGACGAGATCGTCGCCTTCGCCGAGGTCGAGCAGTTCCTCGACACGCCCGTGAAGCGCTACTCGAGCGGCATGTACGTCCGCCTCGCCTTCGCCGTCGCCGCCCACCTCGAACCCGAGATTCTCATCGTCGACGAAGTCCTCGCCGTCGGTGACGCCGCCTTCCAAAAAAAATGCCTCGGCAAGATGCGCGAGGTCTCCACCGGCTCCGGCCGCACCGTCCTCTTCGTCAGCCACAACACCAGCGCCCTCCTCGATATCTGCAACCAGGGCATCTGGCTCGAACGCGGCCAGGTCCGCGCCAGCGGCCCCATCCGCGAAACCATCTCCGGCTACCTGGCCACCGGCACTGTCTCGCGCGCCGACTTCTCTCCACGCCCCGACCAGCCGTCTATGCTCTACGCCGAGATCGACACCGCCCGCCTCCAATCCGGCGACCTCGTCTTCAACGTCGCCTTCCGCTCGCCCACCCCGCTCCGCCCGCCCGTCGTCGGCATCCATCTCTACACCCGCTTCGGTCAACCCATCTTCGGAGCTAACACCCGCATGACCGGCCCCGAGTGGAATCCTTCCGCCTCCTCATCCGGCATCATCACCGGTCGCGTCACCCTGCCGCCACTCCGGAGCGACACCTACCGCGCCTCCTTCTGGCTCGGCGACGCGAATCAGGATTACGACTACAAGCCCGACGCTCTCACCTTCGACTACCTCGGCCGCGACTTCCACCCGCGCTCACCCGGCACCGAAGTGACCGGCCCCGTCCACTTCCCCTGGGAATGGTCCTTGTCTGAAACGCCTCGGTCCTAA